The following proteins are co-located in the Scylla paramamosain isolate STU-SP2022 chromosome 37, ASM3559412v1, whole genome shotgun sequence genome:
- the LOC135091443 gene encoding stomatin-like protein 2, mitochondrial, with translation MLASTLRAAARPCRSVLQSRVRSVLTQAVRTRSHLPLNTVVLFVPQQEAWVVERMGRFHRVLEPGINVLIPVLDKVKYVQSLKEIAIDVPQQAAITSDNVALNIDGVLYLRIIDPYRASYGVEDPEFAITQLAQTTMRSELGKISLDYVFRERESLNMNIVDVINKASESWGITCLRYEIRDIRLPPRVQDAMQMQVEAERRKRAAILESEGVREAEINIAEGKRKARILASEANKVEQVNNAKGKAEGLSILCEALSHKQGLNAASLATAQSYIEAFQHLAKQNNTLILPANAGDVTGLVGSAVTMYNALTKTVQANSKHQEEPPVEPSPPASPPLSSSPLPFSQSLPDDQ, from the exons CAATCCCGAGTGCGGTCAGTGCTGACCCAGGCAGTGCGGACACGCTCGCACCTGCCCCTCAACACCGTGGTGCTCTTTGTGCCGCAGCAGGAG GCGTGGGTGGTGGAGCGCATGGGCAGGTTCCACCGAGTGCTGGAGCCCGGCATCAACGTGCTTATCCCAGTGCTGGACAAGGTCAAGTATGTGCAGAGCCTTAAGGAGATTGCCATTGACGTGCCCCAGCAAGCTGCCATCACCTCAg ACAACGTGGCACTCAACATTGACGGCGTGCTGTACCTTCGCATCATTGACCCTTACCGAGCCAGCTATGGTGTGGAGGACCCAGAGTTTGCCATCACACAGCTTGCACAAACCACCATGAG gtcTGAGCTGGGTAAGATCTCTCTAGACTATGTGTTCAGAGAGCGTGAGAGTCTGAACATGAATATAGTGGATGTGATCAACAAAGCATCCGAGTCTTGGGGGATCACCTGCCTGCGTTATGAGATCC GTGACATCCGGCTGCCGCCACGGGTGCAGGATGCCATGCAGATGCAGGTTGAGGCCGAGAGGCGGAAGAGAGCGGCCATCCTGGAGtctgagggagtgagggaagctgAG ATCAACATAGCAGAGGGCAAGCGCAAGGCTCGCATCCTTGCCTCTGAGGCAAACAAGGTTGAGCAGGTGAACAATGCCAAGGGTAAAGCTGAAGGTCTCAGTATCCTGTGTGAGGCTTTGTCACATAAGCAAG GTCTGAATGCTGCCTCCCTTGCCACTGCCCAGTCTTACATTGAGGCCTTCCAGCACTTAGCCAAGCAGAACAACACCCTTATCCTGCCAGCCAACGCAGGGGATGTCACTGGGTTGGTAGGCTCGGCTGTCACCATGTACAACGCTCTCACCAAGACCGTTCAGGCAAACTCCAAACACCAAGAGGAGCCACCAGTTGAACCAAGCcctccagcatcaccaccattgtcatcatcaccattgccATTCTCGCAGAGTTTGCCCGATGACCAATAG
- the LOC135091444 gene encoding ras-related protein Rab-5B-like, with amino-acid sequence MAQRTSVQRPSGGGQGKICQFKLVLLGESAVGKSSLVLRFVKGQFHEYQESTIGAAFLTQTVCLDDTTVKFEIWDTAGQERYHSLAPMYYRGAQAAIVVYDITNQDTFGRAKTWVKELQRQASPNIVIALAGNKADLANKRMVEYEEAQTYAEENSLLFMETSAKTAMNVNDIFLAIAKKLPKSDNSATGSQREGMTLRPSDPTPGPAGCCK; translated from the exons ATGGCACAGAGAACAAGTGTACAGCGGCCTAGTGGTGGAGGACAGGGCAAGATCTGTCAGTTCAAGCTGGTGCTGCTTGGGGAGTCTGCTGTGGGCAAGTCATCTCTCGTCCTAAGATTCGTCAAGGGACAGTTTCACGAATACCAGGAGTCTACGATTGGTG CTGCCTTCCTGACCCAGACTGTATGTTTGGATGATACTACGGTCAAATTTGAGATCTGGGACACGGCTGGCCAAGAGAGGTACCACAGTCTAGCCCCCATGTATTACCGCGGTGCCCAGGCAGCAATTGTTGTTTATGACATCACAAATCAG GACACATTTGGTCGGGCTAAGACCTGGGTGAAGGAGCTGCAGCGGCAGGCATCCCCCAACATCGTGATAGCGCTGGCTGGCAACAAAGCTGACTTGGCCAACAAGAGGATGGTAGAGTATGAGGAGGCACAGACTTATGCTGAAGAaaactccctcctcttcatggAGACGTCCGCCAAAACTGCCATGAATGTAAATGATATATTCCTGGCAATag CCAAGAAATTGCCAAAGAGTGACAACAGTGCGACTGGTTCCCAACGGGAAGGGATGACCCTGAGACCTTCAGACCCGACACCAGGCCCCGCTGGCTGTTGCAAGTGA
- the LOC135091442 gene encoding transcription initiation factor TFIID subunit 5-like, whose amino-acid sequence MAELGGPTYAPLTPANPTIINGLAAVDMQTGQHLPPQHQQVMSGGEHGLVSMVAATVMPPPAATPDQPSSGPTGAAPGAPALPQDAQANTVDRHTLVAVLQFLKNNGLKRTEDFLRQECNFFDIVDDEKQGLGGDTEVSSVLSAYKSEGDPAKYEDAYKALHSFIEKSLDPYKHEVAQVLYPVFVHMYLELVYNGHEEVAKNFLERLKGTQEEYYQEDIHRLSLVTNREHMSGYQIMDNFRSSQFTIRLSRDTYSHLKRFLTESGGGPVPRIIHDRLYLDVYEGVPRTKAQVMATAGAQEGEAPRQVNKAKIYYGLLKEPEIPNLAMEEEEGEEEGDKPKKKKPKKDALQKSKKNDPNAPPGNRIPLPELRDIDRMERAKAFRDTLKRVTLQKDTLPSICFYTFLNATGNITSVDISDDSSILAYGTSDSQIRVQSITPIKLRCMKSAEQLSDIDKEADDVLVRMMDERTAEPVRTLLGHAGPVYSVSMSPDRNLLLSAGEDGTIRLWSLQTWTCLVVYKGHIFPVWDVRFSPYGYYFASGGHDRTGRLWATDHHQPLRIFAGHFSDVDVVQFHPNSNYVATGSSDRSIRVWDCLNGNCVRVLTGHKDIVDALAFSPCGRFLASAGGDKRVLVWDMAHGHLIAEMASHTSTIYAIAFSRDCNILASGGMDNCVKLWDFSRVMEDNHEDDTNVANNPDVKRCNESLLLGTFPTKNTPVLAAHFTRRNVLLVAGPFDG is encoded by the exons ATGGCGGAGCTCGGCGGGCCCACGTATGCCCCGCTCACCCCGGCCAACCCAACTATTATTAATGGGCTGGCCGCCGTGGACATGCAGACGGGCCAGCACCTGCCCCCACAGCACCAGCAGGTGATGAGTGGCGGTGAGCACGGCCTGGTGAGCATGGTGGCCGCCACAGTCATGCCGCCGCCCGCCGCTACCCCAGACCAGCCCTCCTCGGGCCCAACAGGCGCCGCCCCTGGTGCCCCAGCGCTGCCCCAGGACGCCCAGGCCAACACTGTGGACAGGCACACCTTGGTGGCCGTGCTGCAGTTCCTCAAGAATAACGGACtcaag AGGACGGAGGACTTCCTGCGGCAGGAATGTAACTTCTTTGACATAGTTGATGATGAGAAGCAGGGACTGGGCGGTGACACAGAGGTCTCCAGTGTGCTGTCAGCATACAAGAGTGAAGGAGACCCAGCCAAGTATGAGGATGCATACAAGGCCCTCCACTCCTTTATTGAGAAGAGTCTGGACCCATACAAG CATGAGGTGGCACAGGTGCTGTACCCAGTGTTTGTGCACATGTACCTGGAGCTGGTGTACAATGGGCATGAAGAGGTGGCCAAGAACTTCCTGGAGCGACTCAAGGGCACGCAGGAGGAGTATTACCAGGAGGACATCCACCGCCTGTCCCTCGTCACCAACCGGGAACACATGTCAGGCTACCAGATCATGGATaacttcag ATCAAGTCAGTTCACAATCAGGCTTTCCCGAGACACCTACTCCCACCTGAAGCGTTTCCTGACAGAGAGTGGCGGAGGGCCTGTCCCCAGAATCATCCACGACCGCTTGTACCTGGACGTGTACGAGGGAGTGCCAAGGACCAAGGCACAGGTGATGGCCACAGCAGGCGCTCAGGAGGGGGAGGCACCCAggcaag tcaacaaggcaaaaatctaCTATGGACTCCTGAAGGAACCTGAAATTCCCAACCtggcaatggaggaggaggagggcgaggaggaaggagacaagcccaagaagaagaagcccaAGAAAGATGCATTacagaagagcaagaagaatgaCCCCAATGCTCCACCAGGCAACAGGATACCTCTGCCTGAAtt GCGAGACATAGACCGGATGGAGAGAGCAAAGGCCTTCCGAGATACACTGAAACGCGTCACACTACAGAAGGACACTCTACCATCCATCTGCTTCTACACCTTCCTGAATGCAACGGGGAA CATCACATCAGTTGACATCTCAGACGACTCAAGCATTCTGGCTTACGGGACGTCAGACTCTCAAATTCGAGTTCAGAGCATCACGCCCATCAAGTTGAGGTGCATGAAGTCCGCAGAGCAACTGAGTGACATCGACaaggaggcag ACGATGTGTTGGTTCGCATGATGGATGAGCGCACAGCTGAGCCAGTGCGCACACTTCTGGGTCATGCAGGGCCTGTGTACTCTGTTAGCATGAGTCCTGACCGCAACCTTCTGCTCAGCGCTGGGGAGGACGGCACCA TCCGCCTGTGGAGTCTGCAGACATGGACGTGTCTGGTGGTGTACAAGGGCCACATCTTCCCCGTGTGGGACGTCCGCTTTTCCCCCTACGGCTACTACTTTGCCTCAGGGGGACATGATCGCACAGGCCGCCTCTGGGCCACTGACCACCACCAGCCCCTCAGGATATTTGCTGGACATTTCTCTGATGTTGAT GTGGTTCAGTTCCACCCAAATAGTAATTACGTGGCAACAGGCTCCAGTGACCGCTCCATCCGAGTGTGGGACTGTCTCAACGGcaactgtgtgcgtgtgttgaccGGCCACAAG GACATAGTTGACGCATTGGCATTCTCACCGTGTGGCCGGTTCCTTGCTTCAGCTGGTGGGGACAAGCGTGTGCTGGTGTGGGACATGGCACATGGCCACCTCATTGCCGAGATGGCCTCACACACGTCCACCATCTATGCCATTGCCTTCTCCAGGGACTGTAACATTCTGGCCTCCG GTGGGATGGACAATTGTGTCAAGCTGTGGGACTTCAGCCGTGTAATGGAGGACAACCACGAGGACGACACCAACGTGGCCAACAACCCCGACGTGAAGCGCTGCAACGAGTCTCTCCTGCTGGGCACCTTCCCCACTAAGAACACTCCTGTCCTGGCTGCTCACTTTACACGCAGGAATGTCCTCCTTGTTGCTGGGCCCTTCGATGGCTGA